A stretch of Besnoitia besnoiti strain Bb-Ger1 chromosome V, whole genome shotgun sequence DNA encodes these proteins:
- a CDS encoding putative IMP-specific 5'-nucleotidase 1 (encoded by transcript BESB_062570) encodes MAPHRPGGCHSHPRPAQAFSDFPQYSNSGENDAPHTSSPVDSHSRCPSTDPSVVSGASHVAFCASVPSFSPADSFCPPASLKRTCGPSHAPASPLGLSREGSAAGVWHAGFSQAGGSRQGHFTASHFLPLLTELFIALFKSHCFSSLVVRVLQAIEDEIVVDDSFVPYLTSPRADALWTSGSAATGLGGGGDERFLSDATADDSEAHEGAGADDAFASFPSEAEPDADKKVPNAPRSSASSPSSSTPPLGPSPPPERAVSASDPAKKVGTRWPLFCPPVISSFGSLSSHMPSGPLAGMPHTASGACGGSGLSHLWSFGFGAFSGYGGCRHTAGGEVPFFTKLRLVEAFQRVDAITGMTKRKVVPPSFHECRTILNLAQILASRSQLRLITMDGDETLYPDGANFTDTRIAKKIAALLQRGTKVAVVTAAGYGYEVARYHERLGLLFEYLKDANLSAEAAGNFYVMGGESNYLMQLSPSFTLAPVDEALWTSFRPGCCPLDAQRLLDLAEEALRTLSEDLKLPACILRKARAVGLIRKPVNEDNDESIFGFVSDGGMHRENLEEIVMRVRRVIRDEFGPQCMVPWSAFNGGKDVWVDIGNKAEGVAMLQGLFQLSPRECLHVGDQFGASGNDLPARVCSPTAWIANPQETAAVLHELLLVSPAPPQAPLPEVDSKAQQARKQA; translated from the exons ATGGCGCCTCACCGTCCAGGAGGGTGCCACTCCCAcccgcgcccggcgcaggcgtTTTCAGATTTCCCGCAGTATTCCAACAGCGGCGAGAACGACGCTCCACACACGTCGTCGCCCGTCGACAGCCATTCGCGCTGTCCATCTACGGATCCAAGTGTTGTGTCAGGCGCATCGCACGTGGCTTTCTGCGCGTCCGTGCCGTCATTTTCGCCCGCCGATTCGTTCTGCCCCCCGGCGAGCCTGAAACGCACTTGCGGCCCTTCACACGCGCCCGCATCTCCACTGGGCCTCTCGCGGGAAGGCTCCGCAGCTGGCGTTTGGCACGCCGGTTTTTCTCAAGCTGGGGGCAGCCGGCAGGGTCACTTCACAGCCAGCCACTTTCTTCCGTTGTTGACAGAACTGTTCATAGCTCTCTTCAAGTCGCACTGCTTCTCCTCCCTGGTCGTTcgcgtgctgcaggcgaTCGAGGACGAAATCGTCGTCGACGACTCCTTCGTTCCTTATCTCACATCGCCTCGTGCCGACGCCCTGTGGACGAGCGGCTCGGCAGCCACGGGGCtgggcggtggcggcgacgagcgatTTCTGTCGGATGCGACAGCGGACGACAGCGAGGCCcacgagggcgcgggcgccgacgacgccttcgcttcttttccttcAGAAGCGGAGCCTGATGCCGACAAGAAGGTACCGAACGCCCCtcgctcctccgcttcctcgccgtcctcctcgacgccgccgctgggaCCTTCGCCCCCTCCCGAGCGcgctgtgtctgcgtcggACCCCGCGAAGAAGGTCGGAACACGGTGGCCTCTGTTCTGTCCGCCAGTGATCTCCTCGTTCGGCTCTCTCTCAAGCCATATGCCGAGCGGCCCGCTGGCTGGCATGCCGCACACCGCGAGCGGAGCCTGTGGAGGGTCTGGCCTTTCCCATCTTTGGAGTTTCGGCTTTGGCGCATTCAGCGGGTATGGCGGCTGTCGCCACACTGCCGGCGGGGAAGTCCCTTTTTTCACCAAGCTGCGGCTCGTTGAGGCCTTCCAGAGGGTCGACGCCATCACCGGCATGACCAAGCGAAAGGTCGTGCCGCCCTCGTTTCACGAGTGCCGCACCATTCTTAATTTGGCTCAG ATTCTCGCTAGCAGGTCTCAGCTGCGGCTAATCACGATGGACGGAGACGAGACTCTTTACCCGGACGGCGCAAACTTCACCGACACAAGAATCGCGAAGAAAatcgctgcgctgctgcaaCGGGGAACGAAAGTCGCCGTCGTcacagctgcag GCTATGGATACGAGGTCGCACGGTACCACGAACGGCTCGGCTTGCTCTTTGAGTATTTAAAGGACGCGAATTTGTctgccgaggcggcgggaaACTTTTACGTTATGGGGGGAGAGTCAAACTATCTTATGCA ACTCTCGCCGTCCTTCACGCTCGCCCCGGTCGATGAAGCACTGTGGACTTCGTTCCGCCCTGGATGCTGTCCGCTCgatgcgcagcgccttctggaTCTCGCTGAGGAGGCTTTGCGCACCTTGAGCGAAGACCTGAAGCTTCCCGCGTGTATCttgaggaaggcgcgagcggtCGGCCTCATCCGAAAGCCCGTCAATGAAGACAACGACG AGAGTATCTTTGGCTTTGTCAGCGACGGGGGCATGCACCGAGAGAACCTGGAAGAGATCGTcatgcgcgtgcggcgcgttATCCGCGACGAATTTG GCCCGCAATGCATGGTGCCGTGGAGCGCGTTCAACGGCGGCAAAGACGTGTGGGTTGACATCGGCAACAAGGCTGAAGGCGTGGCGATGCTTCAGGGGCTCTTTcagctctcgccgcgcgagtgtCTTCACGTCGGCGACCAGTTTGGCGCGAGCGGAAACGACTTGCCGGCTCG cgtctgctcgcCGACAGCGTGGATCGCGAACCCTCAGGAGACTGCGGCCGTGCTGCatgagctgctgctggtgagcccggcgccgccccaggCGCCGTTGCCGGAGGTAGActcgaaggcgcagcaggcgcggaagCAGGCCTAG